One window from the genome of Pseudoliparis swirei isolate HS2019 ecotype Mariana Trench chromosome 24, NWPU_hadal_v1, whole genome shotgun sequence encodes:
- the prokr1a gene encoding prokineticin receptor 1a has protein sequence MDAPPDNVSRPSTDYFLAGDGLPDYGVPLDEIPDTTRGRAFFAATVVIAAILVAIVLVCGVGNCLFIASLARDKQLRNLTNLLVANLAVSDALVAAVCCPFLLDYYVVKQLSWDHGLLLCAATNYLRTVSLHVSTNALLAIAVDRYMAILHPLRPRMKTQTAYCVILTVWMVPVFVSAPSAYMASEMTYPHAAGGRAHKTFCAQIWPVDQRVFYRTYFLLVFALEFVGPVSVMAACYARISRELWFKDLPGFKTDQIRKRLRRRRRTVVVLILVLAAYVLCWAPYYGFALLRDFYPTLISGDRNSLVVFYVIECVAMSNGVINTLCFMSVRRNNNNKRPKEAGKFRLKMATFAAAKSLEGGEARTCSLRVTEDAEGARLK, from the exons ATGGACGCCCCGCCCGACAACGTCAGCCGGCCCTCGACGGACTACTTCCTGGCCGGCGACGGCCTCCCGGACTACGGGGTCCCGTTGGACGAGATCCCGGACACCACTCGCGGCCGCGCCTTCTTCGCCGCCACCGTGGTCATCGCCGCCATCCTGGTGGCCATCGTGCTGGTGTGCGGCGTGGGCAACTGCCTGTTCATCGCCAGCCTCGCCCGCGACAAGCAGCTGCGCAACCTCACCAACCTGCTGGTGGCCAACCTGGCGGTGTCGGACGCGCTGGTGGCGGCCGTGTGCTGCCCCTTCCTGCTGGACTACTACGTGGTCAAGCAGCTGTCGTGGGACCACGGCCTGCTGCTGTGCGCCGCCACCAACTACCTGCGCACCGTCTCGCTCCACGTGTCCACCAACGCGCTGCTCGCCATCGCCGTGGACCG gtACATGGCCATCCTCCACCCGCTGCGGCCGCGCATGAAGACCCAGACGGCGTACTGCGTCATCCTGACCGTCTGGATGGTGCCGGTCTTCGTCTCCGCCCCCTCCGCCTACATGGCGTCCGAGATGACGTACCCGCACGCCGCCGGGGGCCGCGCCCACAAGACCTTCTGCGCTCAGATCTGGCCCGTGGACCAGCGGGTGTTCTACCGGACCTACTTCCTGCTGGTCTTCGCCCTGGAGTTCGTGGGCCCCGTGAGCGTCATGGCCGCCTGCTACGCCCGGATCTCCCGGGAGCTGTGGTTCAAGGACCTGCCGGGCTTCAAGACGGACCAGATCCGGAAGAggctgcggcggcggcgccggacGGTGGTGGTGCTGATTCTGGTGCTGGCGGCGTACGTCCTGTGCTGGGCGCCGTACTACGGCTTCGCCCTGCTGCGGGACTTCTACCCCACGCTCATATCCGGGGACAGGAACTCCCTGGTGGTCTTCTACGTCATCGAGTGCGTCGCCATGAGCAACGGGGTCATCAACACGCTGTGCTTCATGAGCGTGCggcgcaacaacaacaataagcgCCCGAAGGAGGCGGGAAAGTTCCGGCTGAAGATGGCGACCTTCGCGGCCGCCAAGTCGCTGGAGGGAGGCGAGGCGAGGACCTGCTCGCTCCGGGTGACGGAGGACGCGGAGGGCGCTCGGCTGAAGTAG
- the aplf gene encoding aprataxin and PNK-like factor has translation MSGFDLVQVDGDGGGGPIHLPPGETVLGRGPFLGVSDKRVSRLHGLLENLDGQLRLKPTHLNPCFVQSSPADDPRPLQRNAWHRLHHGAQFSLLPGQFVFRVAGAAAAAAAGGSLTPRNTQTLEEEEEEKRPDVEPHPPPAAPSYHGDAVNGASNKGETARPEEVAQRDDTPSGPARVLPAWMMAAVAAPHGSSSSSSSSCSPKVQAAGKRRKAAAKQAPPTTNTPAPEEAELCEEEMPRKRRRKTRDEEEESARSKTDAAAERRPARLHGQAERPEASGELDVFTVKKEEEEEEEEDEEDKEEDKEEEKEERGKSSTLDRDNDARPTSASQPEAKGGGAKLRAPCPYGRSCYRKNPAHFQESSHPDDSDYEEPEEEEEEEGDRPECPYGTDCYRKNPLHRKEYKHTKKPGRATRNAPKKTPADEDDEDEYDDSFIDDASEDAGDDSDYAPPASGGSGEEEEEAEDVTGLREEAEAFVNNRK, from the exons GTCAGCGACAAGAGAGTGTCCCGCCTTCACGGGCTGCTGGAGAACCTGGACGGACAGCTGCGTCTCAAACCG ACCCACCTGAACCCGTGCTTCGTCCAGTCGTCCCCGGCCGACGACCCCCGACCCCTGCAGAGGAACGCCTGGCACCGGCTCCACCACGGGGCGCAGTTCTCCCTGCTGCCGGGCCAGTTCGTCTTCCGGGTGGCGggcgcggcagcagcagcagcagcaggaggaagccTCACTCCCAG AAACACTCAGAcgttggaagaagaagaagaagaaaagcgtCCCGATGTGGAGCCTCACCCTCCACCGGCGGCTCCGTCGTACCACGGGGACGCCGTCAACGGGGCCTCCAACAAG GGAGAGACTGCTCGTCCAGAAGAAGTCGCCCAGAGGGACGACACTCCGTCTGGACCCGCGAGGGTTCTCCCTGCGTGGATGATGGCGGCTGTAGCGGCGCCacacggctcctcctcctcctcctcttcctcctgcagcccTAAAG TTCAGGCAGCTGGGAAGAGACGCAAAGCAGCTGCCAAACAGGCCCCGCCCACCACCAACACCCCCGCAcctgaggaggcggagctctgcgAGGAGGAAatgccgaggaagaggagaaggaaaaccagggatgaggaagaggaatcgGCGCGGTCTAAAACA GACGCCGCCGCAGAGCGGCGCCCGGCCCGGCTCCACGGCCAAGCCGAGAGGCCGGAGGCGAGCGGCGAGCTGGATGTCTTCAccgtgaagaaggaggaggaggaggaggaggaggaggacgaggaggacaaagaggaggacaaagaggaggagaaggaggagcgagGAAAGTCGTCCACACTCGACAGAGACAACGACGCACGGCCGACTTCAGCCAGTCAACCTGAGGccaaagggggcggagctaaacTGAGAGCGCCGTGTCCGTACGGGAGGAGCTGCTACAG GAAGAACCCGGCCCACTTCCAGGAGAGCAGTCACCCCGATGACAGCGACTacgaggagccggaggaggaggaggaggaggagggagatcgGCCCGAGTGTCCCTACGGCACCGACTGCTACAG GAAGAACCCTCTTCACAGGAAAGAATACAAACACACGAAGAAACCAG GTCGCGCCACGCGCAACGCCCCCAAAAAGACCCCCGCCGACGAAGACGACGAAGACGAGTACGACGATAGCTTCATCGACGACGCCAGCGAGGACGCGGGCGACGACTCTGACTACGCGCCTCCCGCCTCGGGCGgcagcggcgaggaggaggaggaggcggaggacgtGACGGGGCtgcgggaggaggcggaggcctTCGTGAACAACAGGAAGTAG